One window of Papaver somniferum cultivar HN1 chromosome 9, ASM357369v1, whole genome shotgun sequence genomic DNA carries:
- the LOC113307569 gene encoding KAT8 regulatory NSL complex subunit 3-like isoform X2, with protein MTSSPPSESKRRRKDDQIEDIPNESSHPQKYPLVVFAHGAGANSSSEWMKRWKDMMGKALLAVDVVTFDYPYLSGGKKGAPPKAEKLVDYHLGIVKEAAAKYPGHPLILAGKSMGSRVSCMVAAKGDINISAVICLGYPLKGSNASKREETLLQLPVPAIFVQGSKDALCSLDKLTAVCSKMETVSEVHVVEGGDHSFKIGKKHLNLIGSTQEAAEEEAVKSITKFVRKVLGEL; from the exons ATGACTTCATCTCCTCCTTCCGAATCCAAACGTCGTCGTAAGGATGACCAGATCGAAgatattccgaatgaatcttcTCATCCGCAGAAATACCCTCTCGTCGTTTTTGCTCATGGTGCTGGAGCTAATTCTTCGTCGGAATGGATGAAACG ATGGAAAGATATGATGGGAAAGGCTTTGCTTGCTGTTGATGTAGTTACATTCGATTACCCCT ATTTATCTGGTGGAAAAAAAGGTGCTCCTCCTAAGGCAGAGAAACTAGTAGATTACCACTTGGGGATTGTGAAAGAGGCTGCTGCCAAGTATCCTGGTCATCCATTGATATTGGCAGGAAAGTCCATGGGTTCAAG AGTTAGTTGCATGGTTGCAGCCAAAGGAGACATCAACATCTCTGCAGTAATTTGCTTGGGATACCCACTAAAG GGTTCAAATGCATCGAAAAGAGAAGAAACCTTGTTGCAGCTTCCAGTTCCAGCTATTTTTGTACAG GGTAGCAAAGATGCACTCTGCTCTCTTGATAAGCTGACAGCAGTTTGCAGTAAGATGGAAACTGTCAGTGAGGTACATGTAGTTGAAGGTGGGGATCATTCATTCAAGATTGGTAAGAAGCATCTAAATCTAATCGGATCAACCCAAGAAGCAGCCGAAGAGGAAGCTGTAAAATCCATAACGAAGTTTGTCAGGAAGGTACTTGGGGAGCTTTGA
- the LOC113307569 gene encoding KAT8 regulatory NSL complex subunit 3-like isoform X1, with amino-acid sequence MTSSPPSESKRRRKDDQIEDIPNESSHPQKYPLVVFAHGAGANSSSEWMKRWKDMMGKALLAVDVVTFDYPCNIAEIYVNEHLADLSGGKKGAPPKAEKLVDYHLGIVKEAAAKYPGHPLILAGKSMGSRVSCMVAAKGDINISAVICLGYPLKGSNASKREETLLQLPVPAIFVQGSKDALCSLDKLTAVCSKMETVSEVHVVEGGDHSFKIGKKHLNLIGSTQEAAEEEAVKSITKFVRKVLGEL; translated from the exons ATGACTTCATCTCCTCCTTCCGAATCCAAACGTCGTCGTAAGGATGACCAGATCGAAgatattccgaatgaatcttcTCATCCGCAGAAATACCCTCTCGTCGTTTTTGCTCATGGTGCTGGAGCTAATTCTTCGTCGGAATGGATGAAACG ATGGAAAGATATGATGGGAAAGGCTTTGCTTGCTGTTGATGTAGTTACATTCGATTACCCCT GTAATATAGCTGAGATTTACGTAAATGAACACCTGGCAGATTTATCTGGTGGAAAAAAAGGTGCTCCTCCTAAGGCAGAGAAACTAGTAGATTACCACTTGGGGATTGTGAAAGAGGCTGCTGCCAAGTATCCTGGTCATCCATTGATATTGGCAGGAAAGTCCATGGGTTCAAG AGTTAGTTGCATGGTTGCAGCCAAAGGAGACATCAACATCTCTGCAGTAATTTGCTTGGGATACCCACTAAAG GGTTCAAATGCATCGAAAAGAGAAGAAACCTTGTTGCAGCTTCCAGTTCCAGCTATTTTTGTACAG GGTAGCAAAGATGCACTCTGCTCTCTTGATAAGCTGACAGCAGTTTGCAGTAAGATGGAAACTGTCAGTGAGGTACATGTAGTTGAAGGTGGGGATCATTCATTCAAGATTGGTAAGAAGCATCTAAATCTAATCGGATCAACCCAAGAAGCAGCCGAAGAGGAAGCTGTAAAATCCATAACGAAGTTTGTCAGGAAGGTACTTGGGGAGCTTTGA
- the LOC113307569 gene encoding KAT8 regulatory NSL complex subunit 3-like isoform X3, which produces MMGKALLAVDVVTFDYPCNIAEIYVNEHLADLSGGKKGAPPKAEKLVDYHLGIVKEAAAKYPGHPLILAGKSMGSRVSCMVAAKGDINISAVICLGYPLKGSNASKREETLLQLPVPAIFVQGSKDALCSLDKLTAVCSKMETVSEVHVVEGGDHSFKIGKKHLNLIGSTQEAAEEEAVKSITKFVRKVLGEL; this is translated from the exons ATGATGGGAAAGGCTTTGCTTGCTGTTGATGTAGTTACATTCGATTACCCCT GTAATATAGCTGAGATTTACGTAAATGAACACCTGGCAGATTTATCTGGTGGAAAAAAAGGTGCTCCTCCTAAGGCAGAGAAACTAGTAGATTACCACTTGGGGATTGTGAAAGAGGCTGCTGCCAAGTATCCTGGTCATCCATTGATATTGGCAGGAAAGTCCATGGGTTCAAG AGTTAGTTGCATGGTTGCAGCCAAAGGAGACATCAACATCTCTGCAGTAATTTGCTTGGGATACCCACTAAAG GGTTCAAATGCATCGAAAAGAGAAGAAACCTTGTTGCAGCTTCCAGTTCCAGCTATTTTTGTACAG GGTAGCAAAGATGCACTCTGCTCTCTTGATAAGCTGACAGCAGTTTGCAGTAAGATGGAAACTGTCAGTGAGGTACATGTAGTTGAAGGTGGGGATCATTCATTCAAGATTGGTAAGAAGCATCTAAATCTAATCGGATCAACCCAAGAAGCAGCCGAAGAGGAAGCTGTAAAATCCATAACGAAGTTTGTCAGGAAGGTACTTGGGGAGCTTTGA
- the LOC113307869 gene encoding major pollen allergen Ole e 10-like, whose product MESSKLTMNGFLSIMLVVTLIIWIGTNDQVMGATTMDDEAEPTSPRWCVAKYGASEQALKDIIEWICAGRKVDCSPCREGGSCYEPDTLYRHASFLMNRYYQVNRQKGDCDFSGNGIEIEFEPSCGKCFYDLKSQ is encoded by the exons ATGGAGTCGAGCAAGTTAACAATGAATGGGTTTCTTTCGATCATGCTGGTGGTAACGTTGATAATATGGATTGGTACAAATGATCAAGTTATGGGTGCAACCACCATGGATGATGAAGCAGAACCAACAAGTCCTAGGTGGTGTGTGGCAAAGTATGGAGCAAGTGAGCAAGCACTGAAAGATATTATAGAGTGGATTTGTGCCGGGCGTAAAGTGGATTGTTCCCCTTGTAGGGAAGGTGGAAGCTGTTATGAACCAGATACTTTGTATAGGCACGCTTCTTTTCTCATGAATAGATATTACCAAGTTAATCGTCAAAAAGGGGATTGTGATTTCAGTGGCAATGGTATCGAGATTGAATTTGAACCCA GTTGTGGAAAGTGCTTTTATGATCTTAAAAGTCAGTGA